A section of the Verrucomicrobiota bacterium genome encodes:
- a CDS encoding dodecin produces the protein MKDPVYKLLELTGTSTTSVEDAVEKAIQRAHKTIKNLCWFEVIETRGNIAKGKVHHWQVTIKIGFAVEDSAK, from the coding sequence ATGAAAGATCCAGTCTATAAACTGCTCGAACTCACCGGCACTTCCACCACTTCCGTCGAAGATGCCGTGGAAAAGGCCATTCAAAGGGCGCACAAAACCATCAAGAACCTGTGCTGGTTTGAGGTGATCGAAACGCGCGGCAATATCGCCAAGGGAAAAGTACATCACTGGCAGGTAACCATAAAAATCGGCTTTGCCGTAGAAGACTCAGCGAAATAA